A region of the Thermoplasmata archaeon genome:
AAAATAGCTATGCCCCTTAACATGGTATATAAAGGACTGGATATAGGTAGCACTACTACAAAAATAGTGCATTTAGAGGATCATACTATTGCATATAAAAAGATAGAGCCTACTATCAAATTTATATATGGGTCTAAAAAAGACTGGGAAGATTATATTACGACAGGATATGGGAGATATTCTGTTCCAAGTCTAAAAAGCATCCCGGAGATCAGGGCGCATGTGTTGGGAGCATTTTGGCAAACACAACTAAAAAATTTCACAATCTTGGACATTGGGGGTCAGGATTTCAAAATAATTTATGTTAAGGATTCAGCAATAATCGACTTTTACACTAATGATAAATGTGCAGCAGGAACGGGAAGGTTCTTAGAGAAGATGAGCACAGTATTCGATATAGACATAGAAGAGTTATCTTCTTATTACTCTAATCCAGTTATTTTAAATTCGGTCTGCACAGTTTTTGCAGAAACTGAATTAATATCCAAGATAATGGAAGGGAAATCAAAACAATCATTAATGGCTGGAGTGAACTGGACCATTTTCGAGAAAATAAAACCATTTTTGAAAAGATATAGGTCAGAGAATTTGATATTTACTGGCGGTGTGGCAAAGAACAAGGCATTAAAAGAGATCATAGAGCAAGAAACAGAGTTCAATGTTATTATTCCTGAAGAACCACAGCTAAACGGCGCAATAGGCTGTGCCTATTATCTTGAAAAACTGAAAAAACATGAAATCGCTGAAAAATCAGAAAATTTTTAAATAAGGCGTTCACATTGCTTACTTTATGAGCGGGAGTGTTTACGAACGTGAACTAAAAGAGATACTTAACGGAAATGATAAGATAATTGAAAGGATATCTAAAAACCTAAATGAAGAGGAGAAAACAGGATATCAATCGATGCTAAAACATCCATTTTTAGTTCTTAGAGCTGCCGGATCTTTGGGTGTAGATCTGGTTGTCATAAGAGATGATTTTTCATTTCCTATTGAAGTGAAAAGCTCAAAGTTCGAAGTAATAAGATTTGCAGAAGCGAGTAGCAGAGCTCAGAATCAGGCATTGCACCTGATACAGGAAACTGAACGTGCACATGTGTTTCCTGTTTATGCATACAGGCTCAAGAGGGCTGGAGGAGATCCATGGAGAATATTTGCTCTGAAAGTCGAAAAATTGGACGGAAACCTGAAATTATTGCATAGGTTATTGCCTGAAGTTTCAATGTCCTCAAAAGGTAACTATATTTTAAAATGGAATGAAGGATTTCCATTAAATAAACTTTTGAGTTATATGAACTTTAAAAAGCTAAAGAACACTGAATAAACTTTCATTTACCATAATATTTCAGGATTTTTTCAAGTTTATTTTATATTTATACTCTTATTCTTTATCGTGGTTCTCTATTGTTCTAATTTAAATCTTTATTTATGGGTTTGCGGGTGGGTAAAATCTTCTTTTAGAGAGAAGAGAGCGCCAGATTAGAACAATCTACAATATTTCTATTGTGCTAATTGAAAAGGGATGCTTTTCAAATAAACATTTTTCATAGAAGAATTAACAGCACCGAACGAGAGAAAACTATATGATATTAAGTTGGTTTATGAGCAATATGAAAAAGATAGGATTTATAATAAATCCAGTTGCAGGCATGGGTGGGAAAGTAGGGCTTAAAGGCACGGATTTTAAAGTAGAAGAGGCCGTAAAATTAGGTGCAAAAGAGATATCAGAGCATAGAGCTTTAGAGTTTTTAGAGCATGTCTCTTACAGCATTGAATTTTTTACATGTTCTGGTAAAATGGGTGAAAATGCACTTAAATTCAAGAATTTAAAATATCACATTGTCTATTTTGCGGGGCAGAATACTGATAAAACAGATACGATAGCAGCAGTAAAAGAATTATTGAAATTAAATGTAGATCTTATAATTTTTGTAGGTGGAGATGGTACTGCCAGAGACATTGCATCAGAATGCAAGGATACGCCAATACTCGGAATCCCGAGCGGCGTGAAGATGTATTCTGGTGTATTTGCAAACAGGCCTAAGGAAGCGGCAGAAATATTGAAAAAATTTTTAGAAGATGAGGCGGATAGAATAGAGGCTGAGATATTAGATATTGATGAGCAAGCATACTCTGAAAACAATCTTAAGATTAAATTTTACAGAACGGTGAATACCATATATATACCTGATCTAATGCAGCAGAGTAAAGCTGAGTATTATGGCGTTGATGAGGAAGAAAGTAAGCAAGGTATTGCAGAGTACCTTTACGATACGATGAGTTCGGATACATTGTATCTGATAGGAGCGGGAACTACTGCAAAGAAGATATTGGAGCTTTATAACTTGTCAGGAACTTTGCTAGGAATTGATGCTATTTACAATAGAGAACTGGTTGGAAAAGATCTTAATGAAAAAAAAATATTAGAGTTAATTAAAAATTACAGTAATAAAAAAATTATATTATCTCCCATTGGAAACCAAGGTTTTATACTTGGCCGCGGAAACCTTCAGATTTCCGAAAAAGTGCTTGAGCGATTTGAAAAGAAAGATCTTATTATAGTAGCCACAGAGCAGAAAATAATGAATTTAAAATTTTTAAAAATAGATACAGGCTCTGAAAAAATAGATAACAAATTTAAAGGGTATTATAAGATCATTGTTGGATTTCAAAAGATGAAAGTTTTAAAACTAATTTGAGACGTTAAATCCAAGATAAAATGCATTTTTGTTTGCCTCAAATGTTTTTTCTGGCACAGAATCTTTAATAGCATTAATCATTGCTTTTTCTGACACAATCTTTGTAATTCTTGTCAGATATCCAAGAATGACCAGATTGACATATATGGTTTTTCCAAGATTTTCTTTTGCAATATTTGTAGCGGATATACCTTTACTGTTTTTCTCAGCATTTATTTTTACCAGATCTTTTTCGTATATTAACAACCCATCCTCTTTCAATATATCTTTGAACGTATTATAGCCTTTTTGAGACATTGCAACAAGAATATCAGCGTTTATAATATACGGATAGTCTATCTTCGTGTCAGACAAAATCACTGAAGAGCTGGAAAATCCGCCCCGGGTTTCTGCACCATAACTCTCAGTAAACACCACTTCTTTGTCTTCATATATTGCGCAAGCTTTGCCAAGTATCATACCTGCAAGTATAGCACCCTGTCCTCCAGATCCCGCGAATTTTATGGATAACATTGATGGATCACTCGAAATACAACATTTATTGTTTGGCACCAATCTTGATTTTGTTTCTGTCTATTTTCATACCAGAAGGAGTTAAAAACAACAAATTCTTTCCAATACCTGCCACATCTCCATTAACATCCTTCGCGACATTCTTCAGTTCTCCAACAATTCTTCTCAGCGTTAGTTCGTCACTTGCAAGTATACTGTAATCTATAACCAAGATATCTCCATTATATACTACATCTGTAACCGAATTAAGATCTTCAAATCTGGAGATCTCTGCGATCTTAATTATAGGACCTGATGCAGTGCTTTCAACACCCGGCTCGAAATCGTTCAAATCTATGAATTTTCTAGGCTCTGTACCAATAGCTGCTGATTTTTCAAGCGTTTTAATCTGTTTTCTTCTAATAAATGCTGGCATAGTAGTTTTCACCTTTCACATGGTAATTAAATTATTAAGATAAAAATCTTTCTGATTTTTTATCTTTAAAGAACAAATAAAAAATAAAAGAAGATTTTATAAATAGTTTGCAGGTACCTGCTTCAAATTTGCTTTTATTGCTTCTATGCTTTTTATGAACTGTTCTTTCTGTGACGGGGTTAATTCAACCTCTATGATTTTTTCCATGCCACCTTTTCCTAGTATTACTGGCACTTCTGCAAATATATTTTTCACTCCGTATTCTCCATCAAGATACACACTAGCTTCTAAAGCTATTTTTCGGTCTTTCTTTATAGCATCAACCATCAGTAAAATTCCTGCGGCCGGGCCCCAGTTACTGCTGAATTTTCTCAGATTTGTTACAGTAGCACCAGCATTTACGGTATCTTTCACAACTTTTCCATACTGTTCCTCGGTGAGAAAAGATTTAAGACTCTTTCCATAGACCATGGATAATTCAGGTACAGGATACATGTTTTCTCCGTGCTGTCCTAAAACCAAAGGCATTATAGCTGCTGGAGAAATACCTATATATTGTGCAGAGTAATAGGCCATTCTCCTGGAATCCAATATACCACTAAACCCTATTATTCTATTTCGCGGGAACTTTAATTTGTTGTTTAAAACCGTGACCATTGCATCTAGAGGATTTGTGGTGATAATTACTATTGCATTAGGAGCATATTTTTTAATATTTTCTGCCACACCAGACACAATCTCCGCATTTTTGGCAGCAAGCTCTTCTCTGGTCATTCCTGGTTTTCTGGCCAATCCAGCGGTTACTATAACTATATCACTACCTTTTATGTCTTCAAAGTTATTTGAGCCTTTTAAGGTCACAGCCTTACCAAGTATTGCGGCTGTGTGATTTAGATCCAAAGCTTCTCCCTGTGGTACTCCCTCAACCACATCTATCAGTGTGATGTTGTTATCCACATCACCAAACATTAAAAAAGCGGCAGTTGTTGCACCTACTCTTCCGGAACCTATTATTGATATCATAAATATGTTAATACCGCCCGCAATATTTAATATTTTTCTTTTTTTTTCGAGCATATTTTATATATTGTTTGTTAGGTTTCTATAATTTAATCACGCGATATGATCTATGGAATACTTTTTAAAAAATAATATTCAAAAAATCATAGAATTTAAATAATAATTATGACTTTTATGTTACAAGCTGGTGAAAAATGTGAATGATTTAATAATTAGAATAGCGGGGGCTGCAGGAGATGGAGTGCAGTCTGCAGGAACTATGCTAGCCAAATATTTTCAGAGAAACGGATTATATGTGTTCACCTACAATTACTATCAGGATCTGATTCGAGGTGGGCAAAGTTGGTATCAGATAAGGGTATCAAATGATAAAGTAAAAACTCATGGAAACGATTTGCATATACTTATATCTTTAACAAGTGACGGCGTTTTCAGGCATACCAATGAAAAAATAAATGAGGGCGGTGCGGCGCCGCTGGCGAAAGACGGTATTGCAATATTTGATGAAAGTCTGAAGATAGGAACAAAAGATCCAAGATTCAGAGAATTACCATTATCTGCGATCGCAAAAAAGCATAGCTCGAATACATTAGTAAGAAATATGGTCGCATTAGGCTCACTTATCAAGGCAATAAGATTCGAGATAGAACCAATGCGGAAAATAATAGAAGAACAGTTTGGGGCTAAAGGTAAAATCGTTACAGAAAACGAAGATGCCCTAATAGACGGTTATAACTCTTATTTATTGGAACCATTTGTTACTTCATTAAGAATTACAGATAGAAAAACATATTTGATGGGCGGAGGAGAAGCGGTTGGATTGGGCGCAGTAGCTGCTGGTATGAAAGCATATTTTGCATATCCTATGACTCCTGCATCCTCTGCTTTGCACTGGCTAGCAAATCATGCAATTAAATATAAGATTCTCGTAAAAGTTGTAGAAGATGAAATTTCGGCAATAAATATGGCTATTGGCGCTAATTATGCTGGAATAAGAGCCATGACCGGTTCTTCTGGTGGTGGATTTGCCTTGATGACCGAAGCATTAGGAATGGCTGGCATGATGGAGATACCTTTAGTTGTTTACGAAGCACAGAGAGCAGGGCCTTCGACAGGATTGCCAACAAAAACAGAGCAATCAGACCTCAATCAGGTTTTGGGAGCATCACAGGGAGAATATCCAAAGATTATTCTTGCACCCAGAAATGTAGAGGACTGCTTTTACTGTACAAGAGAAGCATTTAACCTTGCAGAAAGATATCAATTGCCTGTTATTGTTATGTCTGACCTCTATCTTGCAGAAAGAATGGAAGCTGTTACTGACTTTAACTTTGATTATAATATAGATCGTGGCAAGATCGCGGACTCTAAATTTACAGATTATAAAAGGTATGAATATACAGATGATGGAATCTCTTACAGAGCCATGCCCGGAACGATGAACCTGATGCATGAAGAGGATAGCGATGAGCATAATGAATATGGGGATGTCATAAGCGATGCGGTCTTAGACCCTATATTAAGGGGCAAGTCTGTAGAAAAGAGAATGAGAAAACTGGAGGAATATATAAAAACTATGCCTGCCACACCTGAATACATGCTCAATGATGCAGAGTTCATAATTGTTCAGTGGGGCTCTACACAGGGTGTAGTAGAAGAAACAGTAGAATCATTGCGAAAAGAAGGATATAAGGTAGGTGCTTTAGAGATAAACAGACCTTACCCCATGAATCCGGATATTAAAGATAAATTAAAAAATAGAAGGTTTGTGGTAGTCGAAAATAATTATACAGGTCAGCTAGCAAGGTTAATAAGATCTAATTTTGGATTGACGCCACTGAAAGTAATAACTAAATATGATGGAGAACCATTTTATGAAAAAGATTTAAGAGAAGAGATTAAAAAATTGATTTTAAATAAGGAGGCGCTATAATTATGGATCAGAAAATTTATGTTCACCCTCGCGTTAAGCCAGACTGGTGCCCTGGCTGTGGCAATTTTGCACAGCACAATGCAATAAGATCAGTGCTCTCAAAACTAAATATAGAGCCATATAACGTTGTTACAGTATCTGGGATCGGATGTTCAAGCAACATGCCTGAATATCTAAACACATACGGTTTCCATGGTATTCACGGGAGATTATTGCCTGTAGCGCAGGCAATTAAATGGAGTAATCCAGACTTAACAGTAATTGCATATGGAGGTGATGGAGATGGGTATTTTGAAGGCACAAATCATCTTATCCACGCGGCAAAAAGAAATGTGGATATAACATACATTGTTTCAGACAACCAAATATTTGGGTTAACTACTGGTCAGGCATCTCCAACGTCAGAGCTTGGAATGATAACAAAGACCACACCTTATGGAAATGTAGAGTATCCGATAAATCCATTAACAATAGCTCTAAGTGCAGGAGCTACATTTGTAGCTAGAGGCTTTTCAGGAGAGCTGGCTCACCTAGAAATGCTGATACAAAGGGCCATAGAGCATAAAGGTTTCTCTTTAATAGATGTGATGAGCCCTTGCATTACATGGAACAAACTAGATACTTATGAATATTTTAAGCAGAAAACATACAAACTTGACGAAGAGCACATAACAGATTTTTCATATGCTTACAATAAAGCATTAGAAACTGAAAAAATACCTATTGGCATTTTTTATGAAATATCAAGACCGAAATATGAGGATCTTGATCCAGTATTAAAAACTGTGAACCTGAGTAAAGATAAGATACAGATCAATAAAGATGAGGCTTTAAAAGAGTTTTTATAATTCAAGATATATATCTTTCTAGATTTAATGGTGATAAAAAATGATTAAATTATTTCAGATAGATGCAATAGAGGCAAAGAGATTTATAAAACCGGAAAATATGAGCTTTGAAGTGAGAATAGACAATAACAGTACAATTAACTCTATTAAGAAGATTGATGATAAAACCGCAGAAATAACGTTCAGGTACACTGCGACCTATGCTGGTATAGGATCTATATCTATTGAAGGCACTTTGATTTATGAAGGTGACGCAGGCAAACTAGAAGAAGAATGGACTAAAAAAAGAAGAATTCCTGACGAGAACGTAAATGAGATTCATGGCGTTATCATAAACAACTGCATAATCGAGGCAACATGCCTTTCAAAAGAAGTTAGATTGCCCCCACCTACTCCACCACCAGCACAATTCATGCCCCCTAAACAGCCTGACAAGAAAACAGATGGGTATGGATACGCCTAATATTCTCTCCACTTATATCCACAATGCTTGCAGATATAAAACCTGGTTTCAGGTTCATCCGATGCACGGGTCTGCCTTATCATATAATACGCTCCAGTTTGATCGCATTTTGGGCAGGTAACATTGTCATCCACAGGCAGTGTATTTAATTCTTCCGTAATAACGATCAACTCTTTTTCTTTGCTTTTTTCAACAACTCTAATATCCTTATTTCCAATATCCTCTGAATATCCACATTTTTTGCATACTAATTTACCTCCAGAAGGATACATTAAAGCACCACATTTAGGACAGAACATAATGTATATGAATGCAGAATCTGTATATAACATTTTTCCAGATTTTCTAAAGTGATCTGGTAATGAAAAACAAGATTGCCAGATTTTCAACACTAGAAAATAGCCCAAAATGGTAGGTTATCGATCATGGAACTGCACCGAAAATCTGCATTGATCATTAACATAAATTATAACCCAGATATTATTATATCTGAGACATATTCTTTTTAGTGTCAGATTCAAATTTTGAGATTGCTCTAAAGTACCGAAAAATAAAGAATATACATTTGGAGGTAACAAAATGAATATATATTTATAAGCTACTGGATCTATTTTTTTATATCTATGAAAAGTTAACTTTATGAAGGATGATATCCTGCAATAGTTGACAGAGAGTACCAGAAGGTAAAATTATATATATCGCTTAGAGATTCACCTGTTATGTTTTCTGATCGTGTACTGAAAATTGAGCAATCCTCTACCGTTAGTTTAATGAATAAGGAGGAAGAGCTAAGAAAAAAAGGATTAAATATTGTATCTTTTTCAGTAGGAGAGCCGGATTTCGCAACGCCGGTGGATATTATAAATGCTGCATATAAGGCAATGCTTGAGGGGAAAACACATTATACAAATTCAAATGGCATTGAACCTTTGCGTATGGCGATTGCAGATAAATACACAGTTGAAAATAAAGTTAATGCCAATTATAAGAACGTGATAGTAACACCCACAAAGTTGGGGTTATATATGGCGATTGCTGCGCATATCAATAAAAACGATGAGGTACTTTTGCCAGATCCAGGATGGGTTTCATATCATGAGATGGTTAAACTAAATGATGGAAAACCAGTATCTTACACATTAGATGAATCCAATGGATATGCTCTAGATCAAGAATCAATCAAGCGGAAATTAAATAAAAACACAAAAATGATACTTATAAATACACCTTCAAATCCTACAGGATCTATTTTATCGGTTGACGATCTCAGGTTTTTAAATGATATTGCTGAAGATAACAATATAATAATATTATCGGATGAGATCTATGAGAAGATAATTTATGAAGGAGAGCAT
Encoded here:
- a CDS encoding 2-oxoacid:acceptor oxidoreductase family protein, translated to MLSIKFAGSGGQGAILAGMILGKACAIYEDKEVVFTESYGAETRGGFSSSSVILSDTKIDYPYIINADILVAMSQKGYNTFKDILKEDGLLIYEKDLVKINAEKNSKGISATNIAKENLGKTIYVNLVILGYLTRITKIVSEKAMINAIKDSVPEKTFEANKNAFYLGFNVSN
- a CDS encoding malate dehydrogenase, translating into MISIIGSGRVGATTAAFLMFGDVDNNITLIDVVEGVPQGEALDLNHTAAILGKAVTLKGSNNFEDIKGSDIVIVTAGLARKPGMTREELAAKNAEIVSGVAENIKKYAPNAIVIITTNPLDAMVTVLNNKLKFPRNRIIGFSGILDSRRMAYYSAQYIGISPAAIMPLVLGQHGENMYPVPELSMVYGKSLKSFLTEEQYGKVVKDTVNAGATVTNLRKFSSNWGPAAGILLMVDAIKKDRKIALEASVYLDGEYGVKNIFAEVPVILGKGGMEKIIEVELTPSQKEQFIKSIEAIKANLKQVPANYL
- a CDS encoding transcription factor S; translated protein: MFCPKCGALMYPSGGKLVCKKCGYSEDIGNKDIRVVEKSKEKELIVITEELNTLPVDDNVTCPKCDQTGAYYMIRQTRASDEPETRFYICKHCGYKWREY
- a CDS encoding Holliday junction resolvase, which produces MSGSVYERELKEILNGNDKIIERISKNLNEEEKTGYQSMLKHPFLVLRAAGSLGVDLVVIRDDFSFPIEVKSSKFEVIRFAEASSRAQNQALHLIQETERAHVFPVYAYRLKRAGGDPWRIFALKVEKLDGNLKLLHRLLPEVSMSSKGNYILKWNEGFPLNKLLSYMNFKKLKNTE
- a CDS encoding pyridoxal phosphate-dependent aminotransferase yields the protein MFSDRVLKIEQSSTVSLMNKEEELRKKGLNIVSFSVGEPDFATPVDIINAAYKAMLEGKTHYTNSNGIEPLRMAIADKYTVENKVNANYKNVIVTPTKLGLYMAIAAHINKNDEVLLPDPGWVSYHEMVKLNDGKPVSYTLDESNGYALDQESIKRKLNKNTKMILINTPSNPTGSILSVDDLRFLNDIAEDNNIIILSDEIYEKIIYEGEHVSIGSFDKNLDHTIIVNGFSKSYAMTGWRLGYLIASEPEIYQINKLQQQTITCSVSFAQYAAVNAFKNMQTVKNMVAEFLKRRNLISKLLKELGIFEFEVPKATFYIFPKFDYKNMNDLEFTEYLLDKAQVSLTPGSAFGENGKDHVRFSFATNTENIEEGIRRIKNAL
- a CDS encoding acyl-CoA dehydratase activase, with amino-acid sequence MVYKGLDIGSTTTKIVHLEDHTIAYKKIEPTIKFIYGSKKDWEDYITTGYGRYSVPSLKSIPEIRAHVLGAFWQTQLKNFTILDIGGQDFKIIYVKDSAIIDFYTNDKCAAGTGRFLEKMSTVFDIDIEELSSYYSNPVILNSVCTVFAETELISKIMEGKSKQSLMAGVNWTIFEKIKPFLKRYRSENLIFTGGVAKNKALKEIIEQETEFNVIIPEEPQLNGAIGCAYYLEKLKKHEIAEKSENF
- the sepF gene encoding cell division protein SepF, whose protein sequence is MPAFIRRKQIKTLEKSAAIGTEPRKFIDLNDFEPGVESTASGPIIKIAEISRFEDLNSVTDVVYNGDILVIDYSILASDELTLRRIVGELKNVAKDVNGDVAGIGKNLLFLTPSGMKIDRNKIKIGAKQ
- a CDS encoding thiamine pyrophosphate-dependent enzyme, yielding MDQKIYVHPRVKPDWCPGCGNFAQHNAIRSVLSKLNIEPYNVVTVSGIGCSSNMPEYLNTYGFHGIHGRLLPVAQAIKWSNPDLTVIAYGGDGDGYFEGTNHLIHAAKRNVDITYIVSDNQIFGLTTGQASPTSELGMITKTTPYGNVEYPINPLTIALSAGATFVARGFSGELAHLEMLIQRAIEHKGFSLIDVMSPCITWNKLDTYEYFKQKTYKLDEEHITDFSYAYNKALETEKIPIGIFYEISRPKYEDLDPVLKTVNLSKDKIQINKDEALKEFL
- a CDS encoding ATP-NAD kinase family protein, with the translated sequence MSNMKKIGFIINPVAGMGGKVGLKGTDFKVEEAVKLGAKEISEHRALEFLEHVSYSIEFFTCSGKMGENALKFKNLKYHIVYFAGQNTDKTDTIAAVKELLKLNVDLIIFVGGDGTARDIASECKDTPILGIPSGVKMYSGVFANRPKEAAEILKKFLEDEADRIEAEILDIDEQAYSENNLKIKFYRTVNTIYIPDLMQQSKAEYYGVDEEESKQGIAEYLYDTMSSDTLYLIGAGTTAKKILELYNLSGTLLGIDAIYNRELVGKDLNEKKILELIKNYSNKKIILSPIGNQGFILGRGNLQISEKVLERFEKKDLIIVATEQKIMNLKFLKIDTGSEKIDNKFKGYYKIIVGFQKMKVLKLI
- a CDS encoding 2-oxoacid:acceptor oxidoreductase subunit alpha, whose product is MNDLIIRIAGAAGDGVQSAGTMLAKYFQRNGLYVFTYNYYQDLIRGGQSWYQIRVSNDKVKTHGNDLHILISLTSDGVFRHTNEKINEGGAAPLAKDGIAIFDESLKIGTKDPRFRELPLSAIAKKHSSNTLVRNMVALGSLIKAIRFEIEPMRKIIEEQFGAKGKIVTENEDALIDGYNSYLLEPFVTSLRITDRKTYLMGGGEAVGLGAVAAGMKAYFAYPMTPASSALHWLANHAIKYKILVKVVEDEISAINMAIGANYAGIRAMTGSSGGGFALMTEALGMAGMMEIPLVVYEAQRAGPSTGLPTKTEQSDLNQVLGASQGEYPKIILAPRNVEDCFYCTREAFNLAERYQLPVIVMSDLYLAERMEAVTDFNFDYNIDRGKIADSKFTDYKRYEYTDDGISYRAMPGTMNLMHEEDSDEHNEYGDVISDAVLDPILRGKSVEKRMRKLEEYIKTMPATPEYMLNDAEFIIVQWGSTQGVVEETVESLRKEGYKVGALEINRPYPMNPDIKDKLKNRRFVVVENNYTGQLARLIRSNFGLTPLKVITKYDGEPFYEKDLREEIKKLILNKEAL